A genomic stretch from Sceloporus undulatus isolate JIND9_A2432 ecotype Alabama chromosome 5, SceUnd_v1.1, whole genome shotgun sequence includes:
- the ATP23 gene encoding mitochondrial inner membrane protease ATP23 homolog, with amino-acid sequence MLLLIYFFLDPYAKLLLDAMKNSGCTVFRDRHFSCEDCDGCVSGGFDSSTSQIVLCQNNIHYQSHMNRVVTHELIHAFDHCRANVDWFNNVKHLACSEIRAANLSGDCSLLSEMTRFKFGLKQHHQTCVRDRAVRSILAVRKLSKEMAEKAVDEVFESCFNDHEPFGRVPHSKSDAKHAYRDFQNRDRYYRNL; translated from the exons ATGcttttattgatatatttttttctagaTCCATATGCTAAACTATTACTTGATGCTATGAAGAATTCTGGCTG CACTGTTTTCAGAGACCGACACTTCTCATGTGAAGATTGTGATGGATGTGTTAGTGGAGGATTTGATTCTTCAACATCACAG ATTGTTCTGTGCCAAAACAATATTCATTATCAATCTCATATGAACAGAGTGGTGACTCATGAACTTATCCATGCTTTTGATCATTGCCGAGCAAATGTGGACTGGTTTAATAATGTCAAACACTTAGCTTGTTCAGAG ATTAGAGCTGCCAATTTGAGTGGAGACTGCTCACTTCTCAGTGAAATGACCCGATTTAAGTTTGGATTGAAGCAGCATCATCAG ACCTGCGTTAGAGACAGAGCTGTTCGCTCCATCCTGGCTGTTAGAAAACTCAGTAAAGAAATGGCAGAGAAGGCTGTGGATGAAGTCTTTGAATCCTGTTTCAATGACCATGAACCTTTTGGCCGAGTGCCTCACAGCAAATCTGATGCAAAACATGCATACAGAGATTTTCAGAACCGTGACAGATACTACCGAAATTTATAG